From a region of the Triticum aestivum cultivar Chinese Spring chromosome 7D, IWGSC CS RefSeq v2.1, whole genome shotgun sequence genome:
- the LOC123169949 gene encoding 2-oxoglutarate-dependent dioxygenase 33-like yields MRGIALALGAPSNAFEGGTAGDPFWYLRLIGYPAPASIPQEQHTDTGCGAHTDYGLLTLVNQDDDICALEVRNLSGEWIQAKPVPGTFVCNIGDMLEVWSNGIYQPTLHRFFNNSLHYRVSVAFFYESNFNVVVEPAELCREKTGGVAKYDKVVYGEHLVKKVVNNFVL; encoded by the exons ATGCGAGGTATAGCCTTGGCACTAGGTGCGCCGTCGAATGCTTTCGAAGGTGGAACGGCGGGAGATCCTTTCTGGTATCTCAGGCTGATTGGGTATCCAGCCCCAGCTAGTATTCCACAGGAGCAACACACTGATACTGGATG TGGAGCTCACACGGATTACG GCCTTTTGACACTGGTTAACCAAGATGATGACATTTGTGCTCTTGAG GTCAGAAACCTGTCTGGCGAGTGGATACAGGCGAAGCCAGTCCCTGGAACCTTTGTCTGCAACATTGGTGACATGCTAGAG GTTTGGTCTAATGGAATATATCAGCCCACACTCCATAGATTTTTCAACAACTCTCTTCATTACCGTGTATCTGTTGCCTTCTTCTATGAG TCGAACTTCAATGTTGTGGTTGAGCCTGCGGAGCTATGCCGGGAGAAAACGGGCGGCGTTGCCAAGTACGACAAGGTGGTATACGGGGAGCATCTGGTCAAGAAAGTTGTGAACAACTTCGTGTTGTAA
- the LOC123169950 gene encoding 2-oxoglutarate-dependent dioxygenase 33 isoform X2, with translation MGSDFKAIPLVDISALVEKVDDPGMAGDGDLLDVVRELDRACKDAGFFYVKGHGIAEPLMAEVRDVTRSFFQLPLEEKRKIRLTPRTGYRGYQRVGENITNGKLDKHEAIDCYAHIEPGKYGDLGKHLEGDNL, from the exons ATGGGTTCCGACTTCAAGGCCATCCCGCTCGTCG ACATCAGCGCGCTCGTGGAGAAGGTCGACGATCCGGGCATGGCCGGCGACGGGGACCTGCTGGACGTCGTCCGCGAGCTCGACCGCGCCTGCAAGGACGCCGGCTTCTTCTACGTG AAAGGCCACGGGATAGCGGAGCCGTTGATGGCAGAAGTGAGGGACGTCACGCGCAGCTTCTTCCAGCTCCCGCTCGAGGAGAAACGCAAGATCAGGCTCACACCTCGGACTGGATACAG AGGGTACCAGAGAGTGGGCGAGAACATCACCAACGGCAAGCTTGATAAGCATGAAGCGATCGAT TGCTACGCGCATATCGAACCGGGCAAGTATGGAGATCTCGGCAAGCATTTGGAAGGAGATAATTTGTG a
- the LOC123169950 gene encoding 2-oxoglutarate-dependent dioxygenase 33 isoform X1: protein MGSDFKAIPLVDISALVEKVDDPGMAGDGDLLDVVRELDRACKDAGFFYVKGHGIAEPLMAEVRDVTRSFFQLPLEEKRKIRLTPRTGYRGYQRVGENITNGKLDKHEAIDCYAHIEPGKYGDLGKHLEGDNLWYVSQSHLYKMYFHVKQHVFTEIIW, encoded by the exons ATGGGTTCCGACTTCAAGGCCATCCCGCTCGTCG ACATCAGCGCGCTCGTGGAGAAGGTCGACGATCCGGGCATGGCCGGCGACGGGGACCTGCTGGACGTCGTCCGCGAGCTCGACCGCGCCTGCAAGGACGCCGGCTTCTTCTACGTG AAAGGCCACGGGATAGCGGAGCCGTTGATGGCAGAAGTGAGGGACGTCACGCGCAGCTTCTTCCAGCTCCCGCTCGAGGAGAAACGCAAGATCAGGCTCACACCTCGGACTGGATACAG AGGGTACCAGAGAGTGGGCGAGAACATCACCAACGGCAAGCTTGATAAGCATGAAGCGATCGAT TGCTACGCGCATATCGAACCGGGCAAGTATGGAGATCTCGGCAAGCATTTGGAAGGAGATAATTTGTGGTATGTTTCCCAATCCCATCTCTATAAGATGTATTTTCATGTGAAACAACATGTTTTCACTGAAATTATATGGTAA